The window GTATCATTTCTCTCATGGCAAGTTCAAGATATTCTCAGCCAGATGCGGGAGAATCCCAAAGGCATTAAATTCAATAACTTGAGTAAGGTTTGTGATGCCTATTTTGGCGAGACTCGAAAATCGGGTTCGAGCCAAAGAGTTTATCGGACCCCATGGAAAGGAGATCCCAGGGTAAATATCAAGAATGCCAAAGGTATGTATAAAGCCTATCAAGTGAAGCAGGTGCTTCAGGCTGTTGAGCGGTTGGAGGTGCAAAGTGGCAAAAAATATTGATCGTTACACCGTACAGAGTCACCTGGTCTGAAGAAGATCAGGAGCATGTAGGGTTATGCGTTGAGTTCCCTAGCCTGAGTTGGTTGGCTGACGACCCTGAGCAAGCGCTGAGAGGTATCCGTCAATTGGTTCATGATTGCGTTGAAGATATGCGCCAAAGTGGCGAACAAGTACCTGAACCGCTATCATCCAAACAATTCAGCGGCAAATTCATGGTGCGCGTGCCACCAGAAACTCATCGACTGTTAACGATTGAAGCAGCAGAGTCGGGAGTCAGCTTGAATCGGCTAATTTCCAGCAAGCTTCATCATCCCCGCATGTAACAATCACAAACAGTCTGACGGCTCCTGCGGAGCCGCAGCTGTTGTGAGGCGTTCAAAACCTCTACTATATTATCAATTCGGCAAAGTGAAATGAATGAAACCCAATGGAATATGAAGCCAAACAAGACAAAAGCAGTAATGCTTGCCAAGCGTCAACTGGCTGAGTTTGTATGTGACGCGGTAAACCTGGAAGGGATTAATTTAACCTTGCCGGAAATCCAAACGCTACTGGATGGGATTACAGTTGGAGGGCATAAAATATCTGATCAGCAAGTAGCCTTGAACCAAGCCGATGCATGGCGCGCGTTATATTGGTTGCTTGATAAAAATCAATTTGAAATCACCCATGAAAAAGTCTGCGCCCTCCATCTCATAGCGGGCAAGGACGAGGCATTGGAGTCGGGGAAGTTTAGATCCGGCGGGGTTACTATAGCAGGGACGGACTTTATGCCGCCACATGCTGATTCGTTGCAAGAGTTGTTTCAAAAAATGGTCGACGACTCATATGGCATTCCGGATATTTACGATCGTGCTATCCATTTCTTTCTTACGATGGCAAGATGGCAATTTTTTTATGATGTGAATAAGCGCATGGGACGATTTGTCATGAATGGACTTTTGTTGGACAGCGGATACCCTGCGATCAATCTTCCCGCGAAAAGAAAACTGGAGTTCAATCAATTGATGCTCGTTTTTTATGATACTGGCGATCAGAAGCCGATGAATACCTTTCTGCGCTCCTGCCTGGATGAAAGGGTTGTAAAAATTGTGAAAGAATAATTCGTGTAACTACTCAGTTCATCCGAGTAATGCGGCCTGGATACCCGCCTTCGCGGGTATGACTGATTCGGAG is drawn from Desulfonatronum thiosulfatophilum and contains these coding sequences:
- a CDS encoding toxin HicA, translating into MVSFLSWQVQDILSQMRENPKGIKFNNLSKVCDAYFGETRKSGSSQRVYRTPWKGDPRVNIKNAKGMYKAYQVKQVLQAVERLEVQSGKKY
- a CDS encoding Fic family protein; the encoded protein is MNETQWNMKPNKTKAVMLAKRQLAEFVCDAVNLEGINLTLPEIQTLLDGITVGGHKISDQQVALNQADAWRALYWLLDKNQFEITHEKVCALHLIAGKDEALESGKFRSGGVTIAGTDFMPPHADSLQELFQKMVDDSYGIPDIYDRAIHFFLTMARWQFFYDVNKRMGRFVMNGLLLDSGYPAINLPAKRKLEFNQLMLVFYDTGDQKPMNTFLRSCLDERVVKIVKE
- a CDS encoding toxin-antitoxin system HicB family antitoxin, which encodes MVRVPPETHRLLTIEAAESGVSLNRLISSKLHHPRM